From one Candidatus Chromulinivorax destructor genomic stretch:
- a CDS encoding S8 family peptidase, producing the protein MKLTSKKIIAFLYLVYFSPCLLSGVLIDAHQEKNKIKQSDDASQHHVICSYTQQPSSQEQRDELNQKVHKATYKIKQYCKNNFNQPLDTNETYQHRQDSVFIINIHYDHGSWTLYKPSFICYEDFVTQAEKIYKEYGLDVICEKEVPIKILAMPSGFDGEYLTLKDFETYKKQTDEEIQKKIESLKKESSEKNDVTAEIAQLKKIKDMNDYFFWHLQIPTTGLLASEQYDALGIEYRPVAWNFLLWDLAPKKGKGAQVAIIDTGTSAFDIKEPEFSGLYKKNVNITSSCDLQSYGYNLVSENGLDPIRQIAINFGHYCDHKKFDIDALMQKLPIWIKNYIKNEDKSQIEQYFIKHTKKSSLDESGTKLNKRGERFLEDLLHGKYGIAPKGSKSFFTVINLDKPYSQNALLETLPAPKIIGNKDTFAAGHGTFTQGIINAQHYNSQGIVGIAPDAHVTMIKAFHDSGTTNKTTLNAALERAITLKSSIVSMSLKITDTISETQDATLKKLIDSIDYVVAASGNDGDDPALKNKEAYPAKFESVAFDVGAFKYDDGNYSICSFTQKELNIGPKFLAPGYDLFSSTLTPGQTSDSMYAFMSGTSVAVPVVTGFLALALAEFQHDFTREEILKVIYKFSIKLHKNWDQDVILGTIDMRSSLLCLHALKALQTKLTKKKSALHYSYAENFDNLVQAIYTINYYPTQWYEKKSGYSFVQDFAHYNKAAQAEIKNSEKNQTGLCRPVKNKSAHVNLNSVVTCMVDTIISVLTTKSAEKTSMKNIPQDLSDSLSTILSTQNINIFDQASAPCITRINAGLAPKKK; encoded by the coding sequence ATGAAACTTACTAGTAAAAAAATTATAGCTTTTTTGTATCTTGTATATTTTAGCCCTTGCTTGTTGAGCGGTGTATTGATTGATGCTCACCAAGAAAAAAATAAAATTAAGCAATCAGATGATGCAAGTCAACATCATGTTATCTGTTCGTATACACAACAACCTTCATCACAAGAACAGCGTGATGAGTTAAATCAAAAAGTTCACAAAGCGACCTATAAAATTAAACAATATTGTAAAAATAATTTTAACCAACCCCTTGATACAAATGAGACGTATCAACATCGTCAAGATTCAGTCTTTATCATTAACATTCATTATGATCACGGGTCATGGACATTATACAAACCGTCATTTATTTGTTATGAAGACTTTGTTACGCAAGCTGAAAAAATTTATAAAGAGTATGGACTCGATGTTATCTGCGAAAAAGAAGTACCTATAAAAATTTTAGCGATGCCTTCCGGGTTTGATGGAGAATATTTAACACTCAAAGATTTTGAGACCTATAAAAAACAGACCGATGAAGAAATCCAAAAAAAAATAGAATCGCTAAAAAAAGAATCTTCTGAAAAAAATGATGTTACTGCAGAGATTGCGCAACTTAAAAAAATTAAAGACATGAATGACTATTTCTTTTGGCATTTACAAATTCCTACAACTGGCTTACTTGCAAGTGAGCAGTACGATGCCCTTGGTATTGAGTATCGACCAGTTGCTTGGAATTTTTTGTTATGGGATTTAGCACCAAAAAAAGGTAAGGGTGCGCAAGTTGCTATTATCGATACTGGTACTTCCGCGTTTGATATAAAAGAACCAGAATTTTCGGGCTTGTACAAAAAAAATGTTAATATTACCTCATCATGCGATTTGCAAAGTTATGGATACAATCTTGTCAGTGAAAATGGTCTTGATCCTATTCGACAAATCGCTATTAACTTTGGTCATTATTGTGATCATAAAAAATTTGATATCGATGCACTTATGCAAAAACTTCCTATATGGATTAAAAATTACATAAAAAACGAAGACAAGTCTCAGATCGAGCAATATTTTATCAAACACACCAAAAAAAGCTCATTAGACGAATCAGGTACAAAGCTCAATAAAAGAGGTGAGAGATTCCTAGAAGATTTGTTACATGGAAAATATGGAATCGCTCCAAAAGGCTCAAAATCTTTCTTTACTGTCATTAATCTTGATAAACCATATAGCCAAAATGCTCTATTAGAAACATTGCCGGCACCAAAAATTATTGGTAATAAAGATACGTTTGCTGCAGGTCATGGAACTTTTACTCAGGGAATTATTAATGCGCAGCATTATAACTCTCAGGGAATTGTTGGCATTGCACCTGACGCACATGTAACAATGATTAAAGCTTTTCATGATTCTGGGACGACCAACAAAACAACGCTGAATGCTGCGCTTGAACGAGCAATCACCTTAAAATCTTCAATCGTCAGCATGAGCCTAAAAATTACTGATACGATTAGTGAGACCCAAGACGCTACCTTAAAAAAATTAATCGATTCGATCGATTATGTTGTTGCTGCATCGGGTAATGATGGTGATGACCCAGCTTTAAAAAATAAAGAAGCATATCCTGCAAAGTTTGAAAGTGTCGCTTTTGATGTTGGCGCTTTTAAATATGATGATGGAAATTATAGCATCTGTTCATTCACTCAAAAAGAATTAAACATTGGACCAAAGTTTTTAGCTCCAGGGTATGATCTTTTTAGTTCAACATTAACGCCAGGACAAACAAGTGACTCTATGTATGCATTTATGTCAGGTACCTCAGTTGCAGTTCCTGTGGTTACTGGATTTTTAGCATTAGCTCTTGCTGAGTTTCAACATGATTTTACCCGTGAAGAAATTTTAAAAGTTATTTATAAATTTTCTATCAAGCTGCATAAAAATTGGGATCAAGATGTTATTCTTGGAACAATTGATATGCGAAGTTCGTTGTTATGTTTACATGCACTCAAAGCTTTACAAACAAAACTAACAAAAAAGAAATCTGCATTACATTATTCGTATGCTGAAAATTTTGATAATTTAGTTCAAGCTATTTACACCATAAACTATTACCCAACGCAATGGTATGAAAAAAAATCTGGATATTCTTTTGTACAAGATTTTGCACATTACAATAAAGCTGCTCAGGCAGAAATAAAAAATAGTGAAAAGAATCAAACAGGATTATGCAGACCTGTAAAAAATAAATCTGCTCACGTAAACCTTAATTCTGTTGTTACCTGTATGGTTGATACTATTATTTCTGTACTTACTACAAAGTCAGCAGAAAAGACATCGATGAAAAATATTCCACAAGATTTATCTGATTCATTGTCTACAATTCTATCAACTCAAAATATAAATATTTTTGATCAAGCATCGGCACCATGTATAACAAGAATTAATGCTGGACTTGCACCAAAGAAAAAATAA
- a CDS encoding pentapeptide repeat-containing protein → MDLRGKKLNKYRFSQPNLQNIIMDSTTKNDDGTSTDEDPVQFDISPSHYNGVHADLSGADLATADLSMFILDGVLYDENTKLPTTLTAQQKNSMIRIATPGMDLSGQDLDFYYFKGKNISGIIMNDKTTFTKTVDFSDANATKAIFTQMNFSNQTAIFRGTTLVEADMSWGDYSGDDLSSIKAQGAKMTSSNFIATNFKNAQLQNVIMLTSYWDIYSFPTDCTNADFSDADLTGADLTGADVTGAIFTGAKYNANTKLPATMTPAQKASMVLVK, encoded by the coding sequence ATGGATTTGCGTGGAAAAAAATTAAATAAATATCGTTTTAGTCAGCCTAATTTACAAAATATAATTATGGATAGCACTACAAAAAATGACGATGGTACATCAACAGACGAAGATCCAGTTCAATTTGATATAAGTCCATCTCATTATAATGGAGTACATGCTGATTTATCTGGAGCAGATCTTGCTACAGCTGATTTATCAATGTTTATTTTAGATGGCGTTTTATATGATGAAAATACAAAATTACCAACAACACTGACTGCTCAGCAAAAAAATAGCATGATAAGAATTGCTACTCCTGGTATGGATTTAAGCGGTCAGGATTTAGATTTTTACTACTTTAAAGGTAAAAATATTTCTGGTATTATTATGAATGATAAAACTACATTTACAAAGACTGTTGATTTTTCAGATGCAAATGCAACAAAAGCTATATTTACTCAAATGAATTTTTCAAATCAGACTGCTATCTTTAGAGGAACAACACTTGTAGAAGCAGATATGTCATGGGGAGATTATTCGGGTGATGACTTGAGCAGTATAAAAGCACAAGGCGCAAAGATGACATCATCAAACTTCATAGCTACTAATTTTAAAAACGCTCAGTTGCAAAATGTAATTATGTTAACATCATACTGGGATATTTATTCTTTCCCTACTGATTGTACAAATGCTGACTTTTCAGATGCAGATCTAACAGGGGCTGATCTAACAGGGGCTGATGTTACCGGTGCTATATTTACCGGTGCTAAATATAATGCTAACACAAAACTTCCAGCAACAATGACACCAGCACAAAAAGCTAGCATGGTTTTAGTCAAATAA
- the rplI gene encoding 50S ribosomal protein L9: MNVFLLKNIVHVGLKNEIIKVSSGYAKNFLFPNKLAVEVTKENEALYKEKARNVQNRAAIIDSTASLLADEISKLSLKIKKTVQDNNKLYAAISSTEVVDLLKEQNITIEKNQVIFEKAIKEKGTFMVTIKLSPKVQTQFTLQVIA; this comes from the coding sequence ATGAACGTATTTCTATTAAAAAACATTGTACACGTTGGTTTAAAAAACGAAATCATCAAGGTTTCAAGCGGTTATGCAAAAAACTTTTTATTCCCAAATAAACTTGCGGTAGAAGTAACAAAAGAAAATGAAGCTTTATACAAAGAAAAAGCTCGTAATGTACAAAATCGTGCAGCTATTATCGATTCAACAGCAAGTTTGCTTGCAGATGAGATTTCAAAATTATCATTAAAAATTAAAAAAACAGTACAAGATAACAATAAACTGTATGCAGCTATTAGCTCAACAGAAGTTGTTGATTTGTTAAAAGAACAGAATATTACCATTGAAAAAAACCAAGTAATCTTTGAAAAAGCTATCAAAGAAAAAGGTACGTTTATGGTTACTATTAAATTATCTCCAAAAGTTCAAACACAGTTTACTCTTCAAGTCATAGCGTAA
- a CDS encoding crossover junction endodeoxyribonuclease RuvC, which translates to MVILGIDPGFSVTGYSILKKQSGLTAGLKNKNQITLLDHGFLKMSAAQSLSVKVGIFHDLFTEKIKLHGVTVISLETPFLGKNAQTFLKLGYLRGILYLLAQQHGLAICEFAPREVKQNVTGYGAATKEQVAQVLSMLFPQIPKPLKEDVTDAIAISLCGLWQSERKHL; encoded by the coding sequence ATGGTAATCTTAGGAATCGACCCAGGTTTTTCAGTAACAGGGTATTCAATTTTAAAAAAACAGTCAGGCCTGACAGCTGGTTTAAAAAATAAAAATCAGATTACTTTGCTTGATCATGGATTTTTAAAAATGTCTGCTGCTCAATCACTGAGCGTGAAAGTAGGAATATTTCATGATCTTTTTACAGAAAAAATAAAATTACACGGTGTTACCGTTATTTCATTAGAAACTCCCTTTCTTGGTAAGAATGCTCAAACTTTTTTAAAGCTTGGCTACCTTCGTGGAATATTATATTTATTAGCCCAGCAACATGGTCTTGCTATTTGTGAATTTGCGCCGCGAGAAGTAAAACAAAATGTCACTGGCTACGGAGCTGCAACCAAAGAGCAGGTTGCTCAAGTGTTATCTATGCTTTTTCCGCAGATTCCAAAACCATTAAAAGAAGATGTGACTGATGCTATTGCTATATCGTTGTGTGGCTTGTGGCAGTCAGAACGCAAACATTTGTAA
- the dnaB gene encoding replicative DNA helicase has protein sequence MSQQNPSFNNNYQKKQVDTVKPVESMLGKSLPSNVDAERAILGAILLNDECYHSIAEILMPADFYMPAHRAIYQAIATLASNSQRIDMITLQHQLEAQKEMSVAGGVIYLVGLQEDIPAVGLIEQHAEIVKSKATLRSLINSSVGIITDCYNQSDKDIESIIDDAERKIFEVSSRTSNKDFVQLDIWLRKTFQHLSSIKSTSKGVTGVSSSFEQLDNMTSGFQKGDLVILAARPSMGKTAFALNLAVNAAKNKMSVGFFSLEMSAEQLTLRLLSTESGINHQAIRNATISSEEWIELTHVAADLAQMKFFIDDTAGISIMELRAKARKLKAKSDVDMLIVDYLQLLHSNKKHENRHQEVSEISRALKGLAKELGVPIIALSQLSRAVDSRMDKRPMLSDLRESGAIEQDADVIMFMYRDIVYNPETENPASAELIIGKQRNGPTGTVPLQFIRELTKFESAGNSEDSHY, from the coding sequence ATGTCGCAACAAAATCCTTCATTTAATAATAACTATCAAAAAAAACAAGTAGACACGGTTAAACCAGTTGAATCGATGCTTGGTAAGTCATTGCCATCCAATGTGGACGCTGAACGCGCTATTTTGGGAGCAATTTTACTTAATGATGAATGTTATCATTCAATTGCAGAGATTTTGATGCCTGCAGATTTTTATATGCCTGCGCACCGAGCTATTTACCAAGCGATTGCTACACTTGCAAGTAATAGCCAGCGTATAGACATGATTACACTTCAACATCAACTTGAAGCTCAAAAAGAGATGAGCGTTGCTGGTGGCGTTATTTACTTAGTTGGGCTTCAAGAAGATATTCCTGCAGTTGGATTAATCGAACAGCATGCTGAAATTGTTAAAAGCAAAGCAACACTACGTTCGTTAATTAATTCATCAGTTGGCATTATCACCGACTGTTATAATCAGTCAGATAAAGATATCGAATCTATTATTGATGATGCAGAACGTAAGATATTTGAAGTTTCAAGTCGAACATCAAATAAAGATTTTGTGCAGCTTGATATTTGGTTACGTAAAACGTTTCAACATTTATCATCGATCAAAAGTACCAGCAAAGGTGTTACGGGCGTAAGTAGTTCGTTTGAACAACTTGACAACATGACATCTGGTTTTCAAAAAGGTGATCTTGTTATTTTAGCAGCTCGTCCTTCTATGGGTAAAACCGCATTTGCTTTAAACTTAGCCGTTAATGCTGCAAAGAATAAAATGTCAGTCGGATTCTTTTCACTTGAGATGTCAGCAGAGCAGTTAACCCTGCGTTTGCTTTCGACCGAGTCGGGTATTAATCACCAAGCTATTCGTAATGCGACGATATCTTCTGAAGAGTGGATTGAACTGACGCACGTTGCAGCTGACTTAGCTCAGATGAAATTCTTTATTGATGATACCGCAGGTATTAGCATTATGGAGTTACGTGCAAAGGCTCGTAAGCTGAAAGCAAAAAGTGATGTTGATATGTTGATTGTCGATTATTTACAGTTATTGCACTCTAATAAAAAACATGAAAATAGACATCAAGAGGTTTCTGAAATTTCACGTGCATTAAAAGGTCTTGCAAAAGAACTTGGTGTGCCAATCATCGCATTATCACAGCTATCTCGTGCCGTTGACTCTCGTATGGATAAACGACCAATGCTATCAGATCTTCGTGAATCTGGAGCGATCGAGCAGGATGCTGACGTTATTATGTTTATGTATCGTGATATTGTGTATAACCCAGAAACAGAAAATCCTGCATCAGCAGAACTGATCATTGGTAAACAGCGTAACGGACCTACCGGGACTGTGCCACTTCAATTTATTCGTGAGTTAACAAAATTTGAATCCGCTGGAAATAGTGAAGATTCTCATTATTAA
- a CDS encoding M48 family metalloprotease translates to MQKLQKNMIVLCSLLFGGQICQASFITRLSGFSLVTGAALTKRAYDYSTYKEADSIDAQIFPHSLAWYKDLAMKYPEAHLDQKKFKSGIIWAADMDHHIIYAPFYDLITIEQVPENDTEVQAKIEKLAGFEGIVLHEAGHIEHNHNIKSLFFMLGTLVPLEICYQDYMKKVAQTPSAKNLYGSLWNLTKSMPRRIGLFSTMSTVGSLAALYDSRQNEIQADAFVCKHADLAALRGYAQFFEKNISFESNISEISPLKYQKFVEITSTHPSSASRLIAVQKEIARRELAHVK, encoded by the coding sequence ATGCAGAAATTACAAAAAAATATGATAGTACTCTGTTCATTGTTGTTTGGTGGTCAGATATGCCAAGCATCGTTTATAACTCGGCTGAGTGGGTTTTCGCTTGTAACTGGTGCTGCATTAACAAAGAGAGCATATGATTATTCTACCTACAAAGAAGCAGATTCGATTGATGCTCAGATTTTCCCACATTCTTTAGCGTGGTATAAAGATCTTGCAATGAAATATCCAGAAGCTCATCTTGATCAAAAGAAATTTAAATCTGGAATTATCTGGGCTGCCGATATGGATCATCATATAATTTACGCTCCTTTTTATGATCTTATAACTATTGAGCAAGTGCCTGAAAATGATACAGAGGTTCAAGCTAAAATTGAAAAGCTTGCCGGATTTGAGGGAATTGTGCTTCATGAAGCGGGGCATATTGAGCATAATCATAATATTAAATCTTTATTTTTTATGCTAGGAACTCTTGTCCCTTTAGAAATATGCTATCAAGATTATATGAAAAAAGTTGCACAAACCCCATCGGCAAAAAACTTGTACGGTTCGTTGTGGAATTTAACTAAAAGCATGCCAAGGCGAATTGGTTTGTTTTCTACCATGTCTACAGTTGGTTCTTTAGCCGCACTCTATGATTCCCGTCAAAACGAAATACAGGCAGATGCTTTTGTTTGTAAGCATGCAGATCTAGCAGCACTTCGTGGTTATGCGCAATTTTTTGAAAAAAATATCTCCTTTGAATCAAATATTTCAGAAATATCCCCTTTGAAATATCAAAAATTCGTAGAAATAACTTCTACACATCCGTCAAGCGCATCTCGTCTTATAGCTGTGCAAAAAGAAATTGCTCGCCGAGAACTTGCACACGTAAAATAA
- a CDS encoding ankyrin repeat domain-containing protein: MISCMFIFGSDIFFASQDSQLSIVNAGMQDFDLMEQGLPLHDRSDRQEISIDFFDAPTFLLARDASIMYDNLQLFSAIKEKDHKAMPSLICQSHSDCVYYDNQDGKTLLCAAAEYGNVRAVSELLNHYEFHNGCDFNDLQVLANMPDKHGSTPLLYAVIQYKNFPTHEHISCVLQLLRAGAQVDRRNRAGISAQSFAEQHEVSCVLELFAHEDESSCIIS; the protein is encoded by the coding sequence ATGATAAGTTGTATGTTTATTTTTGGATCTGATATTTTTTTTGCATCTCAAGATTCTCAATTAAGCATTGTTAATGCTGGTATGCAAGATTTTGATTTGATGGAGCAAGGTCTGCCTTTGCATGACAGGAGTGATCGGCAAGAAATTTCAATTGATTTTTTTGATGCGCCGACTTTTCTTTTAGCAAGAGATGCTTCAATTATGTATGATAATTTACAACTGTTTTCTGCAATAAAAGAAAAAGATCATAAAGCGATGCCGTCATTGATTTGTCAATCTCATTCTGATTGTGTTTATTATGACAATCAAGATGGCAAAACATTGCTGTGCGCTGCAGCTGAGTACGGAAATGTGCGTGCTGTGTCTGAACTTTTGAATCATTATGAATTTCATAATGGTTGTGATTTTAATGATTTACAAGTTTTAGCAAATATGCCTGACAAGCATGGTTCTACGCCATTATTGTATGCGGTTATACAGTACAAAAATTTTCCAACGCACGAGCATATATCTTGTGTATTACAGCTTTTGCGAGCTGGCGCACAAGTTGATCGTCGTAATCGAGCAGGCATTAGCGCACAATCATTTGCAGAGCAGCATGAAGTATCTTGCGTGTTAGAGTTGTTTGCCCATGAAGATGAATCATCGTGTATTATAAGTTAA
- the dnaN gene encoding DNA polymerase III subunit beta, with product MSNTFILEQKELAATLGFMQPICSKKTTMQATSLILFHVTQKELILKATDLEISLQYTCSIKDSEIANQQFLVSGKKIFDIVRELDNDITFTLKKNQLDISSGKVHLSLNIKDAQEFPPLPERIENLMHMDREFLLEMFTKVSFLIPQNNATPSLNGLFLEISSQEFKMTTTDGHCLAQVKSDKYVLSETKKWLTPRRAVFEIKKILENCQDEMIFLGVCSNQLVFSGESFNFFTKLLADQFPAYESILKKDGFNPARVSRADFIKTLRRSTCLLSGQFLATSFNFSPHQLKVCLKNNEVGSLEETLAMEDYNGESLEMRFYSPYLLNGLQALSGDNVTCYLKNSTRPIIFESVDKNSQMVYLVMPVSATK from the coding sequence ATGAGCAATACATTTATTTTGGAACAAAAAGAGCTAGCGGCTACACTTGGATTTATGCAACCGATTTGTTCAAAAAAAACAACGATGCAAGCAACGTCATTAATTTTATTTCATGTGACACAAAAAGAACTTATTTTAAAGGCAACAGATCTTGAAATAAGCCTTCAATATACATGTTCGATCAAAGATAGCGAAATTGCAAATCAGCAATTTTTAGTTTCGGGTAAAAAAATATTTGATATCGTGCGTGAATTGGATAACGACATCACCTTTACACTGAAAAAAAATCAGCTTGATATTTCATCAGGTAAAGTTCATTTATCATTAAATATTAAAGATGCTCAAGAATTCCCGCCATTGCCAGAACGCATTGAAAACTTAATGCACATGGATCGTGAGTTTTTATTAGAAATGTTTACGAAAGTTTCATTCTTAATTCCCCAAAATAATGCAACACCATCTTTAAATGGTCTGTTTTTAGAAATTTCATCACAAGAATTTAAAATGACAACAACTGATGGTCATTGTCTTGCGCAAGTAAAATCTGACAAATATGTTTTAAGTGAAACTAAAAAATGGTTAACTCCTCGACGAGCAGTATTTGAAATCAAAAAGATTCTAGAAAATTGCCAAGATGAGATGATTTTTTTAGGTGTGTGTAGCAATCAATTAGTATTCTCTGGTGAATCATTTAATTTTTTCACAAAATTATTAGCTGATCAGTTCCCAGCATACGAATCAATTCTAAAAAAAGATGGATTTAATCCAGCTCGTGTATCACGTGCAGATTTTATTAAAACACTTCGTCGTTCAACATGTTTGTTATCTGGTCAATTTTTGGCAACAAGTTTTAACTTTAGCCCACATCAACTCAAAGTTTGTTTAAAAAATAATGAAGTCGGTTCTTTAGAAGAAACACTTGCTATGGAAGATTACAACGGCGAATCTTTAGAGATGCGTTTTTATTCTCCATATCTTTTAAACGGGTTACAAGCTCTTTCTGGTGATAACGTAACTTGTTATTTAAAAAACAGCACACGTCCAATTATTTTTGAATCTGTTGATAAGAACAGCCAAATGGTTTATCTGGTTATGCCAGTTTCTGCAACGAAATAG
- the recF gene encoding DNA replication/repair protein RecF (All proteins in this family for which functions are known are DNA-binding proteins that assist the filamentation of RecA onto DNA for the initiation of recombination or recombinational repair.): MRLDKIELKNFRCFEKASFDLATDIVIIYGNNGSGKTTIIEAIHYLCYLSSFRSRLPAEMVNFEKDNFFIKGLVRQDETETHDIQVGFAGKKKVAKIDNVSISSYKELFPYYQVVTVTVDDIELIQGSPIIRRNFIDQVVLLENPDYMELLKRFKQVLQQRNAMFAKQFNYDLYVIWTRQLWECTRAIQEKRIEALQRLSVKVAKLLVDFFDENYTLDIIYSYKHIIADETFEQFLERKKGIIAYESMAKRSDFGAHLDDFTLHFCRKKLKSYGSRGQQKLLVLLIKIAQILDLHEKNIHPIFVLDDFITDFDKDRLQGIISLLLTLDCQLIISCPIREKLLEELVSASNISTIELNSI; the protein is encoded by the coding sequence ATGCGTTTAGATAAAATTGAACTTAAAAATTTTAGATGTTTTGAAAAAGCTTCGTTTGATCTGGCAACGGACATTGTTATAATTTATGGTAACAATGGCTCTGGTAAAACAACCATCATCGAAGCTATTCATTACTTGTGCTATTTGTCATCGTTTCGTTCACGACTTCCTGCTGAGATGGTTAACTTTGAAAAAGATAACTTTTTTATTAAGGGACTTGTTCGACAAGATGAAACAGAAACGCATGATATTCAAGTTGGCTTTGCCGGCAAGAAAAAGGTGGCAAAAATTGATAACGTTTCAATCTCTTCGTACAAAGAACTGTTTCCGTATTATCAAGTTGTGACCGTCACAGTTGATGACATTGAACTGATTCAAGGTAGCCCAATCATTCGAAGAAACTTTATTGATCAGGTGGTTTTATTAGAAAATCCTGACTACATGGAGTTGCTCAAGCGATTTAAACAAGTTTTGCAGCAACGTAATGCAATGTTTGCAAAACAATTTAACTATGATTTGTATGTGATTTGGACTCGGCAATTATGGGAATGTACTCGTGCAATTCAAGAAAAAAGAATTGAAGCATTACAGCGACTTTCGGTTAAGGTTGCAAAATTGCTGGTCGATTTTTTTGATGAAAATTACACGCTTGATATTATCTACAGTTATAAACATATTATTGCAGATGAGACGTTTGAACAATTCTTAGAACGCAAGAAGGGCATTATTGCCTACGAGTCAATGGCAAAACGATCTGACTTTGGTGCACATCTTGACGATTTTACACTTCACTTTTGTCGTAAAAAATTAAAAAGCTACGGGTCACGTGGCCAACAAAAATTGTTAGTACTGCTTATTAAAATTGCACAGATTTTAGACCTGCATGAAAAAAATATTCATCCAATTTTTGTACTCGATGATTTTATCACTGACTTTGATAAAGACAGATTACAAGGTATCATCTCATTATTATTAACACTTGATTGTCAGTTGATTATATCGTGCCCGATACGCGAAAAGCTTCTTGAGGAGCTGGTATCGGCATCAAACATTTCTACTATAGAACTAAATAGCATATAG
- a CDS encoding pentapeptide repeat-containing protein produces MKKILIAFSLFSTTLVYCDINTSVINPTIDSELMQTAKFSKKDNIQNFSTTGICINCDLSNIDFRKIIKKLKEEYISIDLESSDVNGSDFSVIEYENEKVYAHLAGGNFKNGNLSKTNLSYANLTNAILTKADLSNSNLSYANLSGANLAGADLTGVDLSFANLSGANLTGANLTGAKLVGANLNGAILSNSNISKANFTDADLTNTILKNITKFQGVILSDRTIINGTDFTGTKLTQNEVKNADMTYAIGYYPTKQ; encoded by the coding sequence ATGAAAAAAATTTTAATAGCTTTTAGCCTATTTTCGACCACATTGGTATATTGTGATATTAATACATCAGTAATAAACCCAACTATAGATTCTGAGCTTATGCAAACAGCTAAGTTTTCAAAAAAAGATAATATACAAAATTTTTCAACGACAGGAATCTGTATAAATTGTGATCTATCAAATATAGATTTTCGTAAAATTATAAAAAAGCTCAAAGAAGAATATATTTCGATTGATCTGGAAAGTAGCGATGTCAATGGGTCTGATTTTTCAGTGATAGAATATGAAAATGAAAAAGTCTACGCTCATTTAGCAGGAGGCAATTTTAAAAATGGTAACTTGAGTAAAACTAATTTATCGTACGCTAACTTAACAAACGCTATTTTAACAAAGGCAGATTTATCTAACTCTAATTTATCGTATGCTAACTTAAGCGGAGCTAATCTTGCTGGCGCAGATTTAACAGGAGTCGACTTATCTTTTGCTAATTTAAGTGGGGCTAATCTAACGGGCGCTAACTTAACAGGTGCTAAATTAGTAGGCGCAAATTTAAATGGAGCTATTTTATCTAATAGCAATATCTCAAAAGCTAACTTTACCGACGCTGATTTAACTAATACAATCTTGAAAAATATCACTAAATTTCAAGGGGTTATTTTATCAGATAGAACTATTATTAATGGAACTGATTTTACTGGTACTAAGTTAACTCAAAATGAGGTAAAAAATGCTGACATGACATACGCAATTGGATACTACCCAACAAAGCAATAA